A single window of Methylobacterium nodulans ORS 2060 DNA harbors:
- a CDS encoding IS5-like element ISMno12 family transposase has translation MSARLEWMNGPSLVWTAANRPRYDRRSQRYPSDMTNDEWLTLEPLLPVAEGIGRPRTYPIRDIMNGIRYVQRYGIPWDAMPKDLPPASLCYDYWRLLTDGGHMDRINHHLVMRDREKSGKEASPTLAIVDAQAVKCDAPQGERGYDAAKQVLGRKRHLAVDSDGRLLAVMITPANVQDQEGGIPLVKRLVRLCPWIKTIVVDGGYKARFIEAVQAGTSRVVEVVVRPQFGKGFVLLPKRWRIEQSIGALTVSRRLKLDYDTLLHISAAAMLFASITRLLASITMK, from the coding sequence ATGTCTGCTCGTCTCGAATGGATGAATGGCCCCTCCTTGGTCTGGACCGCTGCAAATCGGCCGCGCTATGATCGTCGCAGCCAGAGATACCCGAGTGATATGACGAACGACGAGTGGCTCACCCTGGAGCCACTGCTTCCTGTCGCGGAGGGGATCGGGCGGCCCCGGACCTATCCTATTCGGGACATCATGAACGGCATCCGCTACGTGCAGCGGTACGGCATTCCCTGGGATGCCATGCCAAAGGATCTGCCGCCCGCCAGTCTCTGCTACGATTACTGGCGGTTGCTCACCGATGGCGGCCACATGGACCGGATCAACCATCATCTCGTGATGAGGGATCGTGAGAAGTCCGGGAAAGAAGCCAGTCCAACGCTGGCGATTGTGGATGCCCAGGCGGTGAAGTGTGACGCCCCGCAAGGCGAGCGCGGGTACGATGCGGCGAAACAAGTGCTGGGGCGCAAGCGGCATCTGGCGGTCGACAGCGACGGACGCCTGCTTGCGGTGATGATCACTCCGGCCAACGTTCAGGATCAAGAGGGCGGGATCCCGCTCGTCAAGCGCTTGGTTCGTCTCTGTCCCTGGATCAAGACAATCGTGGTGGACGGTGGGTACAAGGCCCGTTTCATTGAGGCGGTTCAGGCTGGCACGAGCCGTGTCGTGGAAGTGGTCGTACGGCCGCAATTTGGGAAGGGCTTTGTGCTTCTGCCGAAACGATGGCGGATTGAGCAAAGCATCGGCGCTCTCACGGTGTCGCGCCGTCTCAAGCTGGATTACGATACGCTGCTTCACATCTCGGCGGCGGCTATGCTTTTCGCCTCTATAACTCGGCTTCTCGCGTCAATCACTATGAAATGA
- a CDS encoding S8 family serine peptidase has translation MVNLSRHLQRRIEFIRDTAEEEVHEVIVTIKSPDADDDDFTTGLLETLQRRGVSNSARDLLPVSRRFLSDANSDTPRKRNAALEQLKNEDRSLIAYLAQAAPNLTGAAMGALTSAPFAAALQKVVRPAVNMIANSDIVQNAAKLVTNMPGQEPASQPVGFWTSSSVLLKVQDQGLQRLVEDLVSFNMPIQDVFPNQRLSLPPVATPKSVPGTVEDNRISAWGLRSIGALSSWGAFGCRGQNILVGLLDTGVDPNHPDLKGKIAHWAEFDEQGRVVPGSVPHDTDKHGTHCASTICGGDKSGRWIGVAPKAKLAAGIVLNGSRGGTLAQILAGIDWAVERQVDVISMSLGSVELTAEVPPPYTRALSRALRLGIPVVTAIGNSGSQTTGAPGNDILALAVGATDHMDRAAGFSGGRTVVIRDSQFFPANQLPIIYSKPEVSAPGVAVYSSVPGGKWEYLNGTSMAAPHVAGAIALLLSGTKIKQKVPSFQRAGLIQDLLTGSAEELGESGQNHRFGFGRIDVLRALGFARDLGYC, from the coding sequence ATGGTGAATCTCAGCAGGCACCTTCAAAGGCGGATTGAGTTCATCAGGGACACAGCGGAGGAAGAGGTTCACGAGGTTATAGTAACAATAAAAAGTCCAGATGCGGACGACGATGATTTTACCACAGGGCTGTTGGAGACCCTTCAGCGGCGTGGCGTCTCAAACTCCGCGCGAGATCTACTTCCAGTATCTAGAAGATTTTTGAGCGATGCGAACAGCGACACGCCAAGGAAAAGAAATGCTGCCCTGGAGCAATTGAAGAATGAAGACCGCAGTTTGATTGCGTACCTAGCGCAAGCAGCCCCCAACCTTACTGGCGCGGCTATGGGAGCGCTTACCTCTGCTCCCTTTGCGGCGGCCCTCCAGAAAGTGGTAAGGCCTGCCGTCAATATGATTGCCAATTCAGACATTGTCCAGAATGCGGCGAAATTAGTTACAAATATGCCAGGACAGGAGCCTGCCTCCCAGCCCGTCGGCTTCTGGACATCTTCTAGCGTCCTCCTGAAAGTGCAAGATCAAGGCCTGCAGAGGCTGGTCGAGGACCTAGTTAGCTTTAACATGCCAATTCAGGATGTCTTCCCGAACCAGCGTTTATCGCTTCCACCCGTGGCGACCCCGAAGAGCGTCCCTGGTACTGTAGAGGATAATAGAATCAGTGCTTGGGGATTGCGCTCCATCGGTGCGCTATCATCCTGGGGTGCATTCGGCTGCCGTGGCCAGAATATCCTAGTAGGTCTCCTCGATACCGGCGTGGACCCGAATCATCCAGATCTGAAGGGCAAAATTGCTCACTGGGCTGAATTCGATGAGCAAGGACGGGTGGTGCCGGGCTCAGTTCCACATGACACGGACAAGCATGGCACGCACTGCGCTAGCACAATCTGCGGGGGGGACAAGAGCGGTCGCTGGATCGGTGTGGCTCCGAAAGCGAAACTTGCGGCCGGAATTGTCCTAAATGGGAGCAGGGGCGGCACACTCGCCCAAATTCTTGCTGGCATAGACTGGGCTGTAGAGCGCCAAGTAGACGTCATTAGCATGTCACTTGGCAGCGTCGAGCTCACGGCGGAGGTTCCGCCGCCTTACACCAGGGCACTAAGCAGGGCGCTCCGGCTCGGCATTCCTGTCGTTACCGCCATAGGGAATTCAGGCAGTCAGACCACAGGTGCCCCTGGCAATGATATTTTAGCACTCGCAGTTGGCGCCACAGACCACATGGACCGGGCAGCAGGATTTAGCGGCGGTCGCACTGTCGTAATCCGGGATTCTCAATTCTTTCCGGCCAACCAGTTGCCGATCATTTACTCAAAACCGGAAGTGTCGGCCCCTGGTGTTGCTGTTTACTCGTCAGTGCCGGGTGGCAAGTGGGAATATCTAAACGGCACATCCATGGCGGCGCCCCATGTTGCAGGGGCGATCGCCCTTCTTCTTAGCGGGACAAAGATTAAGCAAAAGGTTCCGTCCTTCCAGCGTGCCGGTCTAATCCAGGACTTACTAACAGGATCCGCCGAGGAACTAGGAGAATCCGGGCAGAATCACAGATTTGGCTTCGGTCGAATCGACGTATTGAGGGCACTAGGTTTCGCCCGCGATTTGGGGTACTGTTGA
- a CDS encoding mechanosensitive ion channel domain-containing protein: MFDRNCSHPTDVLRTAKAVQLGFLIVILTARDGLASASPNSADWSEEVIEPLEHVVAVFSAGLRERLTRVGATGADLDVVGSALTAAGWSPARLLAGVVAVLVTGLAAHLVAARTLGVAIEGRDRWITRSLLTAASALGAGLIAAYFVSGEAEAAHRTFRAWALVVPLAALASTLIRVMVVVAAPPPLPRKRLSPLASGLAAAVAWALGGIAVLTTLAAWGAGSGLRDLVGTAFVALPTAGLIITAYGRSRRPLAAALAGPRPRTHGRRFLARRWPAIAVSIVVVTVVVLQVARTLGQPLPALATLVTLTLVLMWPHVDGLIAVWAERGFRADAVPAASVAARRTARLALAALIGAALIAMWGAPAASGFGIRLGTLAQATLGIAAIMLATAYLWNLIGVASDRLLTEERASQGGHVGDEVEQAPRSRLGTLLPLVAGAAKAGLAALAALSILLALGINVWPLVTGLSVFGLAIGFGSQSLVKDVVSGLFFLADDAFRLGEYIETAGAKGRIEKISIRSVSLRHPRGALATIPYGQIGKVQNYSRDWVIEKLAFRVAFDTDVEKVRKLFKQIGQELADNPEFKMDLLETFKSQGIAAVEDGTLVIRGKFKARAGHQFGIRKAALAAVQRAFHDNGIIAVARPVVLSETQHEK, from the coding sequence GTGTTCGATCGAAACTGCTCACACCCGACTGATGTTTTGAGGACAGCCAAGGCCGTTCAACTCGGCTTCCTGATCGTCATCCTGACCGCGAGGGATGGTCTGGCGAGTGCCTCCCCGAACTCCGCTGACTGGTCCGAGGAGGTGATCGAGCCGCTGGAGCACGTCGTGGCAGTGTTCTCGGCGGGGCTGCGGGAGCGGCTCACGCGGGTCGGCGCGACCGGTGCCGACCTCGACGTTGTCGGGTCCGCTCTCACCGCCGCCGGCTGGTCTCCGGCGAGGCTGCTGGCCGGCGTCGTCGCTGTCTTGGTCACGGGCCTCGCGGCTCACTTGGTGGCAGCCCGCACTCTCGGTGTGGCGATTGAGGGGCGCGACAGGTGGATCACCCGCTCCCTTCTCACGGCCGCCTCCGCACTGGGGGCGGGTCTCATCGCAGCCTACTTCGTCTCCGGCGAGGCCGAGGCCGCGCATCGCACCTTCCGCGCGTGGGCGCTCGTCGTCCCGCTGGCCGCGCTCGCCTCGACGCTGATCCGGGTCATGGTGGTGGTCGCGGCGCCACCCCCCTTGCCGCGCAAGCGCCTCTCCCCACTCGCCAGCGGGCTCGCGGCGGCGGTGGCATGGGCGCTCGGCGGCATTGCCGTCCTGACGACCCTGGCAGCTTGGGGCGCCGGAAGCGGCCTGCGGGATCTCGTCGGAACGGCGTTCGTCGCATTGCCGACCGCCGGTCTGATCATCACCGCCTACGGTCGTTCACGCAGACCCCTCGCGGCCGCGCTCGCCGGCCCGCGCCCCCGAACCCACGGGCGGCGGTTCCTCGCCCGCCGCTGGCCGGCGATCGCTGTCAGCATCGTCGTCGTAACCGTCGTCGTGTTGCAAGTGGCACGCACACTTGGTCAACCCCTGCCGGCGCTCGCAACCCTGGTCACGCTGACCCTCGTGCTGATGTGGCCCCACGTCGACGGGCTGATCGCGGTCTGGGCCGAGCGGGGCTTCAGGGCTGACGCGGTGCCGGCGGCCTCCGTCGCGGCTCGCCGCACCGCTCGCCTCGCGCTCGCCGCGCTGATCGGTGCAGCTCTCATCGCCATGTGGGGGGCACCCGCCGCCTCGGGGTTCGGCATTCGGCTCGGGACGCTGGCCCAGGCCACTCTGGGGATTGCGGCCATCATGCTCGCGACCGCCTACCTCTGGAACCTGATCGGTGTGGCCTCTGACCGCCTCCTGACCGAGGAGAGAGCCTCGCAAGGAGGACACGTCGGCGACGAGGTCGAGCAGGCTCCGCGCTCGCGGCTCGGCACGCTCCTGCCCCTCGTGGCCGGGGCGGCGAAGGCGGGGCTCGCCGCGCTCGCGGCGTTGTCGATCCTCCTGGCGCTGGGGATCAACGTGTGGCCCCTGGTGACCGGACTGTCGGTTTTCGGTCTCGCGATCGGCTTCGGCTCACAGTCCCTGGTCAAGGATGTGGTCTCGGGCCTGTTCTTCCTTGCCGATGACGCCTTCCGCTTGGGCGAATACATCGAGACCGCTGGTGCCAAAGGAAGGATAGAGAAGATATCGATCCGCTCAGTCTCGCTTCGACACCCGAGAGGAGCGCTCGCCACAATCCCCTATGGTCAGATTGGAAAGGTGCAGAATTACAGCCGCGATTGGGTCATTGAAAAACTGGCCTTCCGGGTCGCCTTCGACACAGACGTCGAAAAAGTGCGTAAACTCTTTAAGCAGATCGGGCAAGAACTCGCAGACAATCCGGAATTTAAGATGGATCTTCTGGAAACATTTAAGAGTCAGGGTATTGCCGCAGTTGAGGATGGCACACTTGTCATTCGTGGCAAGTTCAAGGCCCGCGCCGGTCATCAATTTGGGATACGCAAAGCCGCGCTTGCTGCTGTGCAACGCGCCTTCCACGATAACGGAATAATTGCTGTTGCACGGCCAGTTGTACTTTCCGAAACACAGCATGAAAAGTAA
- a CDS encoding helix-turn-helix domain-containing protein encodes MAGLIDHPPGRRPERLTDGEQAVLVHHILRGPDPDRGEPSSWTLPDLCRFIEARFGKTMLPQSMSRLVVRSRATARTLFMRCITERVGRRVHNRRLIGSTRSRGKPN; translated from the coding sequence TTGGCCGGCCTGATCGACCACCCGCCCGGCCGCCGGCCGGAGCGCCTGACGGACGGCGAGCAGGCGGTGCTGGTCCACCACATCCTGCGCGGGCCCGATCCGGATCGCGGCGAGCCGTCCAGCTGGACCCTGCCGGACCTGTGCCGCTTCATCGAGGCCCGTTTCGGCAAGACGATGCTGCCCCAGTCGATGTCGCGTCTGGTGGTGCGCAGCCGTGCAACCGCCCGGACTCTCTTTATGAGGTGCATCACGGAACGCGTCGGTAGACGCGTACACAACAGGCGCCTGATCGGCTCGACTCGTAGCCGTGGGAAGCCAAACTGA
- a CDS encoding IS701 family transposase, whose protein sequence is MAACFPCPTFANLMVLVAGAVLAPGRRTVTAALSRLGLREGVTVSTYHRVLSRRRWRAQATARGLLGLLTAAFAPSGPVVVGIDETIERRWGARIKARGIDRDPVRSSHGHFVKASGLRWISRMLLAPLPFAQRVWALPFLTALAPSERSAKAQGRRHKQLTDWARQLLLLLARWLPGRKLIVVAETSYAAIALLTAVGRRLTLITRLRLDARLFDPPPPRRTGTTGRPRVSGARQPTLLQRLANAKATCAARCSTTAGARSASTSGKQMCSRQKASWQARPSLP, encoded by the coding sequence TTGGCGGCCTGTTTCCCGTGCCCGACCTTCGCCAACCTCATGGTGCTCGTCGCCGGGGCCGTGCTCGCGCCCGGGCGGCGGACCGTGACCGCGGCGCTCAGCCGCCTGGGCCTGCGCGAGGGCGTGACGGTCAGCACCTATCATCGCGTACTCAGCCGCAGGCGCTGGCGCGCCCAGGCGACAGCACGCGGCCTGCTCGGGCTGCTGACCGCGGCGTTCGCGCCGAGCGGGCCGGTGGTGGTCGGCATCGACGAGACCATCGAGCGGCGCTGGGGCGCCAGGATCAAGGCGCGCGGGATCGATCGCGATCCTGTGCGCTCCAGCCATGGCCACTTCGTCAAGGCGTCGGGCCTGCGCTGGATCAGCCGGATGCTGCTCGCCCCGCTGCCGTTCGCCCAACGGGTCTGGGCGCTGCCCTTCCTCACTGCTCTGGCCCCTTCCGAGCGCTCCGCCAAGGCGCAGGGGCGCCGCCACAAGCAGCTCACCGACTGGGCGCGCCAGCTGCTGCTCCTGCTCGCGCGCTGGCTGCCCGGCCGGAAGCTCATCGTGGTTGCCGAGACGAGCTACGCGGCCATCGCGCTGCTCACGGCGGTGGGCCGTCGCCTGACCCTGATCACGCGGCTGCGGCTCGACGCGCGCCTGTTTGATCCGCCCCCGCCGCGCCGGACCGGGACGACGGGCCGCCCGCGCGTGTCGGGCGCCCGTCAGCCGACGCTGCTGCAGCGCTTGGCCAACGCGAAGGCGACCTGCGCAGCCAGGTGCTCGACGACCGCGGGCGCGAGATCGGCCTCGACCTCGGGAAAGCAGATGTGCTCGCGCCAGAAGGCGAGCTGGCAGGCGAGGCCGAGCTTGCCTTGA